In Propionimicrobium sp. PCR01-08-3, one DNA window encodes the following:
- the malQ gene encoding 4-alpha-glucanotransferase, with protein sequence MSHESSLRILAEKLGIATDFWDWKGRHTPVSEHTIVAVMAAMGVDAATGESAEAALAELELKPWRRGLPPVVVVSEGDSAHVEAHVAHGHPAQIRLRLENGEVRYLGQRHHMVEPRDVDGVLIGEASFAIPSDLPTGYHRLELLSDDRQSDSTLIITPRFLGLPANLGDRRIWGYAAQLYSVRSKNSWGIGDFMDLSDLAVWSATQQFSEYVLINPLHAAQPVPPMDVSPYLPSSRLFINPMYLRPEAIPEYAILSQADRDRVSELHQKLDAELAGEQLIDRDTSWRFKREALRIIYQAGLRSARQMAFDDFKRRQGRALRDFVLWCVLCEHYGNDWRLWDEDLRRPSSPRVARLRNDYLDEITFNEWLQWISWTQLSDAQQAAQDAGMSVGIITDLAVGVSGASADTWMMRDVYAQDISVGAPPDGYNQMGQDWGQPPWRPDRLADTAYAPFRSMLQTALGHAGGVRIDHILGMFRLWWIPEGGSPREGTYVRYDHDALVGIIMLEAQRAGAFVIGEDLGTVEPWVRGYLAERGILGTSVLWFEHDQDGNPAPADRWREYVMASVTTHDLPPTAGYLDKEHVRLRHELGLLTESYEKEEADAEREQEAWIGRLDERGLFTDDVDDDTEAKVLALYRYLTITDAKVLNVALVDAVGDYRIQNQPGTWREYPNWQIPLSGPHGEPITLEDLYRMERPMRLASVLNGYSWVPSPFGSDGR encoded by the coding sequence ATGAGTCACGAGTCGTCCCTGCGGATTCTTGCCGAGAAACTCGGTATTGCCACCGATTTCTGGGATTGGAAGGGGCGGCACACTCCGGTATCCGAGCACACCATCGTCGCGGTGATGGCCGCCATGGGGGTGGACGCGGCCACCGGCGAGAGCGCTGAAGCCGCTCTCGCCGAGCTGGAACTCAAGCCCTGGCGCCGTGGCTTGCCGCCGGTGGTGGTGGTCAGCGAGGGCGACTCGGCCCATGTCGAGGCGCATGTGGCACATGGCCATCCGGCACAGATCAGGCTGCGGCTCGAGAACGGCGAAGTGCGCTACCTGGGGCAGCGCCATCACATGGTGGAGCCACGCGATGTCGACGGAGTGCTGATCGGTGAGGCCAGCTTCGCCATCCCCTCGGATCTGCCGACCGGCTACCATCGCCTCGAGCTTCTGTCCGACGATCGGCAGTCCGATTCGACCTTGATCATCACGCCACGTTTTCTCGGGCTACCGGCAAATCTGGGTGACCGCAGAATCTGGGGTTACGCCGCGCAGCTGTACAGCGTCCGATCGAAGAACTCGTGGGGCATCGGCGACTTCATGGACCTGTCTGATCTGGCGGTGTGGTCGGCGACCCAGCAATTCAGTGAGTACGTGCTGATCAATCCGTTGCATGCCGCCCAGCCGGTGCCGCCGATGGATGTCTCACCGTATCTGCCGAGCTCCAGACTGTTCATCAACCCCATGTATCTGCGTCCCGAGGCCATACCCGAATACGCGATATTGAGTCAGGCAGACCGCGACCGGGTGAGCGAGCTGCACCAGAAGTTGGACGCCGAGTTGGCCGGCGAGCAGTTGATCGACCGCGACACCTCGTGGCGCTTCAAGCGCGAAGCATTGCGCATCATCTACCAGGCGGGGCTGCGTTCGGCACGGCAGATGGCATTCGACGATTTCAAACGCCGTCAGGGCCGTGCGCTTCGTGACTTCGTTTTGTGGTGCGTCCTGTGTGAGCACTACGGCAACGACTGGCGGCTGTGGGATGAGGATCTGCGGCGTCCGAGCTCGCCACGGGTGGCGAGACTACGCAACGACTATCTGGACGAGATCACCTTCAACGAGTGGCTGCAGTGGATCTCCTGGACGCAGCTTAGCGACGCCCAGCAGGCCGCGCAGGACGCCGGAATGTCGGTGGGCATCATCACCGATCTGGCGGTCGGGGTGAGCGGGGCGTCCGCGGACACCTGGATGATGCGTGACGTCTACGCGCAAGACATCAGCGTCGGAGCACCCCCGGACGGATACAACCAGATGGGCCAGGATTGGGGGCAGCCGCCGTGGCGTCCCGACCGGCTCGCCGACACCGCCTACGCGCCGTTCCGCAGCATGCTGCAGACAGCTCTCGGCCACGCGGGCGGAGTGCGGATCGATCACATCCTGGGCATGTTCCGGCTGTGGTGGATCCCTGAGGGCGGCTCGCCCAGAGAAGGCACCTATGTGCGCTACGACCACGACGCGCTGGTCGGCATCATCATGCTGGAGGCCCAGCGGGCCGGAGCATTCGTGATCGGCGAAGACCTCGGCACGGTGGAGCCGTGGGTGCGCGGTTATCTCGCCGAGCGTGGCATCCTCGGCACCTCGGTGTTGTGGTTCGAACACGATCAAGACGGCAATCCCGCGCCGGCCGACAGATGGCGTGAATATGTGATGGCTTCGGTGACCACCCATGATCTGCCGCCCACGGCCGGGTACCTGGACAAGGAACATGTGCGGCTGCGCCACGAACTCGGGTTGCTCACCGAATCCTACGAGAAAGAAGAGGCCGACGCCGAGCGCGAGCAAGAAGCTTGGATCGGGCGGCTGGACGAACGCGGCCTGTTCACCGACGATGTGGACGATGACACCGAGGCGAAGGTTCTTGCGCTGTACCGCTACCTGACGATCACCGACGCCAAGGTGCTCAATGTGGCCTTGGTGGACGCGGTCGGTGACTATCGGATTCAGAATCAGCCGGGCACCTGGCGGGAATACCCCAATTGGCAGATCCCGCTGTCGGGACCGCATGGCGAGCCCATCACCCTTGAGGATCTGTACCGGATGGAGCGTCCGATGCGGCTGGCGTCGGTGCTGAACGGATACTCCTGGGTGCCGAGCCCGTTCGGTTCCGACGGACGCTAG
- a CDS encoding S-(hydroxymethyl)mycothiol dehydrogenase, with the protein MPRTVKGVVSRQAKQLAELTDIVIPGPGARDVVVRVEACGVCHTDLAYREGDITDDYPFLLGHEAAGRVVEVGSEVTHVGVGDYVVLNWRAVCGECRACKKGQPQYCFNTFNASVKMTLPDGTELTPALGIGAFCEQTVVHELQCTKVNEDARPEVAGLLGCGVMAGLGAALNTGAVQRGESVAVIGLGGVGCAAVAGAVLAGATKVIAIDIDAKKLQAAGDLGATDLIDSRGLGRDEIVAKVQELTGGFGADVVIDAVGIPATFETAFYARDLAGRVVLVGVPAPSAELRLPLADVFSRGGATKSSWYGDCLPERDFPYLVDLYLQGRLPLDRFVTGTTDLAGADRAMSNLHDGNVLRTVVVNS; encoded by the coding sequence ATGCCGCGTACCGTCAAAGGCGTCGTTTCCAGGCAGGCGAAGCAGCTCGCCGAGCTGACCGATATCGTCATCCCCGGCCCTGGGGCGCGCGATGTCGTCGTCCGGGTCGAGGCCTGCGGCGTCTGCCACACCGACCTGGCGTACCGGGAAGGCGATATCACCGACGATTACCCGTTCCTGCTCGGTCACGAGGCGGCCGGACGCGTTGTCGAGGTGGGCAGTGAGGTGACCCATGTGGGGGTCGGCGACTATGTCGTGCTGAACTGGCGCGCGGTGTGTGGCGAATGCCGGGCCTGCAAGAAGGGCCAGCCGCAATACTGCTTCAACACGTTCAACGCATCGGTGAAAATGACCTTGCCCGACGGCACCGAACTCACTCCGGCCTTGGGAATCGGGGCTTTTTGTGAGCAGACCGTCGTCCACGAATTGCAATGCACCAAGGTGAACGAGGACGCCAGGCCCGAGGTGGCCGGCCTGCTCGGCTGCGGAGTGATGGCAGGTTTGGGCGCGGCGTTGAACACCGGTGCCGTGCAGCGAGGGGAGTCCGTGGCGGTCATCGGTCTGGGCGGGGTCGGCTGTGCCGCCGTGGCAGGGGCGGTACTGGCAGGCGCAACGAAGGTCATCGCGATCGATATCGATGCGAAGAAGCTGCAGGCCGCCGGCGACCTGGGAGCCACCGATCTGATCGACTCCAGGGGGCTCGGCCGAGATGAGATCGTCGCCAAGGTGCAAGAGCTGACCGGCGGCTTCGGGGCGGACGTGGTGATCGACGCCGTCGGCATCCCGGCCACCTTTGAGACCGCCTTCTACGCTCGTGACCTGGCCGGACGCGTGGTCCTGGTGGGCGTGCCCGCGCCGAGCGCCGAACTGCGATTGCCGCTGGCCGATGTTTTTTCGCGCGGGGGTGCCACCAAGTCGTCGTGGTATGGCGACTGCCTGCCCGAGCGCGACTTCCCCTACCTGGTCGACCTCTATCTGCAGGGCCGGCTCCCGCTCGACCGGTTCGTGACCGGCACGACCGACCTGGCCGGTGCCGACCGGGCGATGTCGAATCTGCACGACGGCAACGTGCTGAGAACGGTGGTGGTGAACTCGTGA
- a CDS encoding MBL fold metallo-hydrolase, with translation MSIRVDHAIAEGTFSLDGETYDVENNVWVLGDETQCVVFDAPHSIDAVRDLVGERECIGMLLTHAHDDHIRYVPDLAAVFDAPVLLNPADKPVWDLTLPGIEWDDDIADGDTFTVGGAEIRAIVTPGHTPGSTCFYVPAVGVLFSGDTLFEGGPGATGRSFSSREQIERSIKEKLFVLPADTVVHTGHGADTTIGAEIEHATGDWM, from the coding sequence ATGAGCATTCGGGTCGATCATGCAATCGCCGAGGGCACCTTCAGCCTGGATGGCGAAACTTACGATGTCGAGAACAACGTCTGGGTGCTCGGCGACGAGACACAGTGCGTTGTCTTCGATGCGCCCCACAGCATCGACGCGGTTCGTGATCTGGTGGGCGAGCGGGAATGCATCGGCATGCTGCTCACGCATGCCCACGACGACCACATCCGCTATGTTCCGGACCTCGCGGCGGTCTTTGACGCCCCGGTCTTGCTCAACCCGGCCGATAAGCCCGTCTGGGACCTCACCCTGCCGGGCATCGAATGGGACGACGACATCGCCGACGGCGACACCTTCACCGTAGGTGGGGCCGAGATCCGGGCAATAGTGACACCGGGCCATACGCCGGGGTCGACCTGCTTCTATGTGCCCGCCGTGGGAGTGCTGTTCAGCGGAGACACCCTCTTCGAAGGCGGCCCTGGGGCAACCGGACGCTCGTTCAGCTCGCGCGAACAGATCGAGCGCTCCATCAAGGAGAAGCTGTTCGTGCTACCCGCCGACACCGTCGTGCACACCGGCCACGGCGCTGACACGACCATCGGTGCCGAGATCGAGCACGCGACCGGCGACTGGATGTGA
- the thiM gene encoding hydroxyethylthiazole kinase encodes MTLSSHVSALNESISALRTQTPLVQCLTNQVVMNFTANILYAVGASPAMCDNPEEAADFATHVASGVLVNDGTPSAEQMEGMRLASAAAVAAGKPWVLDPVGAGGLLWRTGEVKKMMEANPATILRGNASEILGFLGTTSGGRGVEAIDSTLDAIDAARELARRYRCVVAVSGPVDVITDGDDVVKLANGSPMLAKVTGVGCSLGAVMAAYASVTNPLDAAIAATSHLNIAAEVSASEAKGPGSFVVGLLDALDALTPEQAADRVKLS; translated from the coding sequence ATGACCCTCAGTTCTCATGTTTCGGCTCTCAATGAGAGCATCAGCGCGTTGCGGACGCAGACGCCGCTCGTGCAATGCCTGACCAACCAGGTGGTGATGAACTTCACCGCCAATATTTTGTACGCGGTCGGTGCCTCACCTGCGATGTGCGACAACCCCGAAGAGGCGGCAGATTTCGCCACCCATGTCGCCTCCGGTGTGCTCGTCAACGACGGGACCCCGTCCGCCGAACAGATGGAAGGCATGCGGCTGGCCTCGGCGGCGGCGGTCGCTGCCGGCAAGCCCTGGGTGCTCGACCCGGTCGGCGCCGGAGGTTTGTTGTGGCGCACGGGCGAAGTCAAGAAGATGATGGAGGCGAACCCCGCCACCATCCTGCGCGGCAACGCGTCCGAGATCTTGGGATTCCTCGGCACCACCTCGGGTGGCAGGGGAGTCGAGGCCATCGACAGCACGCTCGATGCCATCGACGCCGCCCGAGAGTTGGCGAGGCGGTACCGCTGTGTGGTGGCAGTCAGCGGGCCGGTCGACGTCATTACCGACGGCGACGACGTGGTGAAGCTGGCAAACGGCAGCCCGATGCTGGCCAAGGTCACCGGCGTGGGCTGTTCGCTGGGCGCGGTGATGGCCGCCTACGCATCGGTCACCAATCCATTGGACGCCGCGATCGCTGCGACGTCCCACCTCAACATCGCCGCGGAGGTCTCCGCGTCCGAAGCGAAAGGCCCGGGCAGCTTCGTGGTCGGGCTGCTGGACGCCCTCGACGCGCTCACTCCCGAGCAGGCGGCAGACCGGGTGAAGCTGTCGTGA
- the thiD gene encoding bifunctional hydroxymethylpyrimidine kinase/phosphomethylpyrimidine kinase produces MSVRDNLDLSIYLVTDTAQCGSLGVAETVRQAIAAGATLVQVRDPDASDDEFLTLARQVVEVARGTGVPVLLDDRVHLVGPAGADGAHVGQHDMPVAQAREILGSDAILGLTVETAEQLEWAIANIPRDAMDYIGLGPVRPTASKPGHVPATGMRKLIPLADRSPWPSVVIGGVKAADTAAVRRSGFAGVSVISAICGQPDAGAATRELVDAWTAAAEPAVALTIAGSDPSGGAGIQADLKTFSALGAFGTSVITALTAQNTQGVAGVHVVPVEFVRSQFETLIADVRIDAVKIGMLATAELADEVGRLLGELSVPVVLDPVMVATSGDRLLDDDAVAAIRRLVAKAEIITPNLPEAAVLLGEPEATDLDQMHAQASRLRELGSDWVLVKGGHHLTDRATDVLAGPDGIHEISTHVVHTNNTHGTGCTLSSALAALRPRNLDWPSTAEAAKEWITGALEHADELRIGHGHGPVHHFYQLWK; encoded by the coding sequence GTGAGCGTGCGCGACAATCTCGATCTCTCGATCTATCTGGTTACCGACACTGCGCAGTGCGGGTCGCTCGGCGTTGCCGAGACCGTCCGGCAGGCGATAGCGGCGGGCGCCACGCTGGTGCAGGTGCGCGACCCCGATGCGAGCGATGACGAGTTTCTCACCCTTGCCCGCCAGGTCGTCGAGGTGGCGCGCGGCACCGGTGTGCCCGTGCTGCTGGACGACCGGGTGCACCTGGTCGGCCCGGCCGGTGCTGATGGTGCGCATGTCGGCCAGCACGACATGCCGGTGGCTCAGGCTCGCGAGATACTCGGATCGGACGCCATTCTCGGATTGACGGTGGAGACCGCTGAACAGCTCGAGTGGGCCATCGCCAACATTCCCCGGGACGCGATGGACTACATCGGGCTCGGCCCGGTGCGTCCGACCGCATCGAAACCGGGACATGTGCCGGCCACAGGAATGCGCAAGCTCATCCCCCTTGCAGACCGCAGCCCCTGGCCGTCCGTGGTGATCGGAGGAGTGAAGGCGGCCGACACCGCGGCGGTCAGGCGCTCCGGCTTCGCAGGGGTCTCGGTGATCAGCGCGATCTGCGGGCAGCCCGACGCCGGCGCCGCTACCCGCGAACTCGTGGACGCTTGGACGGCCGCCGCCGAGCCAGCGGTCGCGTTGACGATCGCGGGCAGTGACCCGTCCGGTGGTGCCGGAATCCAGGCCGACCTGAAGACCTTCTCGGCGCTCGGCGCCTTCGGCACCAGCGTGATCACCGCGCTCACCGCGCAGAACACCCAGGGCGTCGCGGGCGTGCATGTCGTGCCGGTGGAGTTCGTCCGGTCCCAGTTCGAAACGCTGATCGCCGATGTGCGCATCGACGCGGTCAAGATCGGCATGCTCGCCACCGCCGAACTCGCGGACGAGGTCGGCCGGTTGCTCGGCGAACTCAGCGTGCCGGTCGTGCTCGATCCGGTGATGGTCGCCACCTCCGGTGACCGGCTGCTGGACGACGACGCGGTCGCCGCCATCCGCAGGCTGGTAGCCAAGGCCGAGATCATCACCCCGAACCTGCCCGAGGCCGCGGTCCTGCTGGGCGAGCCCGAGGCGACCGACCTCGACCAGATGCATGCCCAGGCGTCCAGGCTGCGGGAACTTGGCTCCGACTGGGTGCTGGTCAAAGGCGGACATCATTTGACCGACCGCGCCACCGATGTGCTGGCCGGCCCCGACGGAATTCACGAGATTTCGACCCACGTCGTCCACACCAACAACACTCACGGCACCGGTTGCACACTCAGCTCAGCGCTGGCGGCCCTGCGTCCCCGCAACCTCGACTGGCCGTCCACCGCGGAAGCCGCCAAGGAGTGGATCACCGGGGCCCTCGAACACGCGGACGAGCTGCGCATCGGTCACGGGCACGGCCCGGTGCACCATTTCTATCAGCTGTGGAAGTAG
- a CDS encoding MFS transporter, translating into MPWPGIGELDAVAWYGWVSGSYLISSTLFIPPWAILSDRVGPRVVHVTGMLVWALGTAAVSLATSVPMLLAARAAQGIGAAAVVPAGFAAVTAVYRDHYGRLIGIMGAVQATVTLAGGPLGGWLGTWFGWRHSLLLAAALAVPPILLGLFTLPNKSTIGSPSTEPPRLLRAPAVRRAVAQTMLLAALAFGVSNYLPLLLQAHFQLDLGRTALLATPALLGVAVGSAIGGLVSERHDTTGIAWAIVLIGLLLAWTPLVAAATIGSAMAAAGVGIGLPSQLIAVEQIAISAHASKAGGIIQASRNIGGAIGVAFLGIPLQLNAAPEVGARYAFSLMLGTAILASTVTAILRRHKS; encoded by the coding sequence ATGCCGTGGCCTGGTATCGGAGAACTCGATGCCGTGGCCTGGTATGGCTGGGTCTCTGGCAGCTATCTGATTTCTTCTACGCTGTTCATCCCCCCTTGGGCGATCTTGTCTGACCGCGTGGGACCTCGCGTGGTACACGTCACGGGCATGCTCGTCTGGGCGCTCGGCACCGCAGCTGTTTCGCTCGCGACTTCTGTCCCTATGCTCCTCGCGGCTCGCGCAGCCCAAGGTATAGGTGCGGCAGCTGTGGTACCGGCTGGCTTTGCAGCGGTTACCGCCGTTTACCGTGATCATTACGGCAGACTCATTGGCATCATGGGCGCGGTACAAGCCACCGTGACCTTGGCAGGCGGCCCCCTCGGGGGCTGGCTCGGCACGTGGTTTGGGTGGCGCCATTCCCTGCTATTGGCTGCCGCATTAGCCGTTCCGCCGATTCTGCTCGGCCTGTTTACCCTCCCAAATAAAAGCACGATCGGGTCTCCATCAACCGAGCCACCTCGTCTACTCCGAGCCCCCGCAGTTCGACGCGCCGTTGCCCAGACGATGCTGCTCGCTGCCCTAGCTTTCGGAGTGTCCAACTACCTACCGCTATTACTCCAAGCTCACTTCCAACTCGACCTCGGCCGAACTGCCCTTCTTGCGACTCCCGCCCTCCTCGGTGTCGCTGTGGGATCAGCTATCGGAGGCCTCGTCTCGGAGCGACACGACACAACCGGCATAGCGTGGGCGATTGTTCTCATCGGTTTACTCCTGGCTTGGACGCCCCTCGTCGCGGCCGCGACTATCGGGAGCGCAATGGCAGCCGCAGGCGTGGGAATCGGACTTCCTTCACAACTCATCGCTGTCGAGCAGATAGCAATATCAGCGCACGCATCCAAAGCAGGCGGCATCATCCAGGCCTCACGCAACATCGGTGGGGCAATCGGTGTCGCCTTCCTCGGTATACCTCTCCAGCTGAACGCAGCTCCTGAAGTTGGGGCCCGATACGCCTTCAGTTTGATGCTCGGCACGGCAATCCTTGCCTCAACGGTTACGGCAATTTTGCGCCGCCATAAGTCATGA
- a CDS encoding PEP-utilizing enzyme encodes MATAGLNAVSASSLTQGDDEGIIRITITKPRPTMAIVTHLPTLFISGMRHDPSRWPSEEGLYCRQLDELAHKASERGSASDRDVVALVRDAVAHAATITAERFVRYNAPMIVNRALASGIMKLTHHRSQITPEDLYAGVPYKTAEITSAINELAATARETGVASLVTEAAQGAVDDALSSSQPGRDFLTLTDQFLSSYGARTARLYLPFSNRSWREDREAFYALLAATLRGTPHDQSYTANAAERIENQLPRVLRRRWRINTARLQAQHIGREGTLYLIEEFFCTARTGIDEIADRLVSRQQLDRTDDIRFLYLEEIETALRDKKDRLQSIVVRRRRKRGAAEAVWWDRGQVIENRDVLRGLPASSGRAAGTARAIRSPDEFHRLQPGDILICPYTDPTWTPLFTLAAAVVADSGGPLSHAAIVAREYGIPAVLGTGNATSLPDGAQLMVDGTNGTVTIDDRHDS; translated from the coding sequence ATGGCAACCGCTGGTCTTAACGCCGTCAGCGCCTCATCACTTACTCAAGGCGATGACGAGGGAATTATCCGGATCACGATCACGAAGCCCCGTCCCACAATGGCGATCGTCACGCACCTACCAACCTTATTCATCAGCGGAATGAGACATGATCCGTCCAGATGGCCCAGCGAAGAAGGTCTCTACTGCCGCCAACTCGACGAACTAGCACACAAGGCCAGCGAACGCGGTTCAGCTAGCGATAGGGACGTAGTCGCGCTGGTGCGAGACGCCGTGGCACACGCAGCGACGATCACCGCCGAGCGATTCGTACGCTACAACGCCCCAATGATCGTTAATCGGGCACTTGCTTCCGGAATCATGAAGCTCACGCACCATAGGAGCCAGATAACTCCGGAAGACCTTTATGCGGGAGTCCCGTACAAGACCGCCGAGATCACGTCCGCGATCAACGAACTCGCCGCTACCGCCCGTGAGACGGGTGTCGCCTCATTGGTCACCGAAGCAGCACAAGGGGCCGTTGATGACGCTCTTTCATCCTCGCAGCCAGGTCGCGACTTTTTGACCCTGACCGATCAGTTCTTGTCCAGCTATGGTGCCCGAACGGCCCGCCTTTACCTTCCTTTCTCCAACCGGTCCTGGCGCGAAGACCGCGAAGCTTTCTATGCATTGCTAGCCGCAACCCTTCGAGGGACCCCTCACGACCAGAGTTACACCGCTAACGCTGCTGAACGCATCGAGAACCAGCTTCCACGAGTTCTGCGCCGCCGGTGGCGAATCAACACCGCACGATTACAAGCACAGCACATCGGTCGCGAAGGTACCCTATATCTGATTGAAGAATTTTTCTGTACGGCCCGTACCGGCATTGATGAGATCGCCGATCGGCTCGTTTCTCGCCAGCAACTTGACCGGACTGACGACATTCGTTTTCTCTACCTCGAGGAGATCGAAACCGCCCTCAGAGACAAGAAGGATCGACTGCAATCGATTGTCGTACGTCGACGCCGCAAGCGTGGTGCAGCAGAGGCTGTCTGGTGGGACCGCGGACAGGTCATTGAGAATAGGGATGTTCTACGAGGGCTCCCAGCGAGCAGCGGACGCGCGGCCGGAACGGCTCGGGCGATTCGCTCACCCGATGAATTCCACCGCCTGCAGCCTGGGGACATACTGATCTGCCCTTATACTGATCCCACTTGGACGCCGCTGTTTACCCTGGCAGCAGCCGTGGTCGCTGATTCCGGCGGACCCTTATCACACGCTGCCATCGTCGCCCGCGAATACGGCATACCCGCAGTCCTCGGGACCGGGAACGCGACCAGCCTCCCCGACGGCGCGCAGCTCATGGTGGACGGTACCAACGGCACCGTCACGATCGACGATCGCCACGACTCATGA
- a CDS encoding PEP/pyruvate-binding domain-containing protein codes for MTSTAIEDESRGQMVVWLEEITAGDTARVGGKGANLGECARAGLPVPPGFCVTAAAYAEATASVTSQLVADASQGAASAARQRVLALSLPESMQAAICAAYANLGGVPVAVRSSATAEDLADASFAGQQDTYLGVSGADAVLDAVRRCWGSLWTDRAVEYRRQQGVADDGLALAVVVQAMVASDTAGVLFTRNPVTGDETSMLASSAYGLGESVVAALVTPDTFTLSRTPSGVVSREIGSKLTRIDVAADGGTTHLRYLSMIRPGRASGMINFNASSS; via the coding sequence ATGACCTCTACGGCCATAGAGGACGAGAGCCGCGGACAGATGGTCGTTTGGCTCGAAGAAATCACCGCTGGTGACACGGCAAGGGTGGGCGGCAAAGGGGCAAACTTGGGTGAGTGCGCGCGGGCAGGACTACCTGTGCCGCCGGGCTTCTGCGTCACCGCTGCCGCCTACGCCGAAGCAACCGCCTCCGTCACGAGCCAGCTCGTCGCAGATGCATCGCAAGGTGCTGCATCAGCCGCTCGGCAACGAGTCTTGGCCCTTTCCCTTCCGGAGTCTATGCAGGCGGCAATCTGCGCGGCCTACGCCAACCTTGGCGGGGTACCGGTAGCGGTCCGGTCCTCTGCCACGGCGGAAGACCTGGCAGACGCGAGCTTCGCAGGCCAACAAGATACCTACCTCGGCGTAAGCGGGGCCGATGCGGTTCTGGACGCGGTACGTCGTTGCTGGGGTTCACTGTGGACTGACCGCGCAGTCGAGTACCGTCGGCAGCAAGGCGTCGCGGATGATGGTCTTGCGCTAGCAGTAGTGGTTCAAGCGATGGTGGCTTCAGATACGGCCGGGGTACTGTTCACCCGAAATCCGGTCACGGGCGATGAGACTTCGATGCTGGCGAGTTCCGCTTACGGGCTGGGTGAGTCAGTAGTAGCGGCGCTCGTAACGCCAGATACCTTCACTCTCTCTCGCACTCCATCCGGTGTCGTCTCTCGAGAGATCGGATCGAAGCTGACTCGTATTGATGTGGCCGCTGATGGCGGAACGACACATCTGAGGTACCTATCAATGATCAGGCCAGGCAGAGCCTCCGGGATGATCAACTTCAACGCCTCGTCGAGCTAG
- a CDS encoding TetR family transcriptional regulator produces the protein MADRRAQIAEAGIRILATRGARALTHLNIDRELELAPGSTSYYARSRRDLISLIIDRLANRVTDDLAAQTIPQDLTPQAAASIVVAGLETTMRRAEDHRARLLLLLECRSDPELHAALSTRPTVRATFIDTATVMLRLLGVSQPSTNAHDFAGLVDGLLMQRVIRAAPVNEEAIVAAYLRGLMAKSAHRPPNNPNQAEGSSATPSRS, from the coding sequence GTGGCAGATCGCCGGGCGCAGATCGCAGAAGCGGGCATCCGAATCCTGGCTACGCGAGGTGCGCGTGCGCTCACCCACTTGAATATCGATCGCGAACTCGAGCTGGCGCCAGGGTCGACGTCCTACTACGCACGCTCCCGCCGAGATCTCATCAGCTTGATCATCGATCGCCTGGCGAATCGCGTTACCGATGACCTCGCGGCGCAGACGATTCCTCAGGATCTGACTCCCCAGGCGGCAGCCTCGATAGTGGTCGCCGGGCTCGAAACCACTATGCGTCGTGCCGAAGACCATCGTGCTCGGCTTCTTCTCCTGCTGGAGTGCCGCAGCGATCCGGAATTACACGCGGCGCTGAGCACACGCCCTACGGTCCGCGCTACCTTTATCGATACGGCTACGGTTATGCTGCGGCTTCTCGGTGTGAGTCAGCCGAGTACGAATGCCCACGATTTTGCTGGCCTCGTTGATGGCCTCCTGATGCAGCGAGTGATTCGTGCAGCACCCGTCAACGAGGAGGCTATTGTCGCTGCGTACTTGCGAGGGCTCATGGCGAAGAGCGCGCATCGTCCGCCTAACAATCCGAATCAAGCCGAGGGTAGTTCAGCAACTCCGTCGCGATCCTAA